The Girardinichthys multiradiatus isolate DD_20200921_A chromosome 21, DD_fGirMul_XY1, whole genome shotgun sequence genomic sequence ACATTTTCTCCAACTGGGGGGTCGTTACCTACGGAGCAGGACTTCCTGCTAGCCAGAGTAATACTTTTGTTTCCTTTAAGTCTGGTTACCTGGGTGGTCGTGCAGTCTATGACATTGTTCATGACAAACCTTACTCCTGGGTGGATGGCTGGAACAGTTTTAACCCTGGCCATGAGCACCCAGACCAGAACTCCTTCACATTTGCTCCTAACGGGCAGGTGTTTGTATCTGAAGCACTTTACGGTCCCAAATACAGCTATCTCAACAATGTTTTGGTGTTTAGTCCATCTCCCACCAGCCAATGTAACAGTCCATGGGAGGGTCAGTTAGGGGAGTGTGCCAAGTGGCTGCGCTGGACCGATGAGGGGGTGGGCGACGCCAGAGGAGAGGTGATTGTTGCTTCTGAGCACACGGACACTATGTTTGTCAGCGGGGAAGCTGTGTTAGCGTACTCCCCGGCCATGAGATTAAAAAGCGTTTTCAGAGCCTTGGTTCTACTAAACTCCCAAACATTGTTGGTCCTCGACCACGTTGAGAAGTTCGCCGACTCCCCTTTGAGGTCTCTCAGTGCTTTTTTTCACAACTTAGACATTGATTTCAAGTATGTTCCCTTTAGATTCATGGATAGATACAACGGTGCCATGATGGATGTGTGGGACGCTCATTATAAAATGTTCTGGTTTGACAGCCAGGGTCGCAGCCCTGAAACCAGAATACAGGAGGCAGAGCAGGCAGCAGAGTTTAAAAAGAGGTGGACGCAGTATGTCAATGTCACTTTTCCAATGACTGGCGCAGTCAGCAGAGTAGCTTATGTGTTACATGGGCCATATGTTAAAGTCTCCAACTGCAGATTTATAGATAGCAGCAAAAATGGTGTAAGGCTTTCTTTAACCATAAATAACACAGAGAAGATTGTTTCTATAGTTACAAACTATAAAGACATTGGAGCAAGATTGGCTTATATAGGGTTTGGTGGTCACTGCAAAGTTGTAGACAGATATCAAATCACTAGATACGGCCTTGGTACACAGCACATCCCTAAACAAATTAGCAGTGATAATCATCTTTTTGACATTGGATTCACAGTCAATGTGGTCGCTGGGGTAGTTCTCTGTGTGGCCATAGGATTTTTGACCATGCAGAGAAAGTTTTACGTTTGTTTTAGCAGGTTGATGCGTTACGCCTTACTCTCCGTGCTTGTCCTCTGGATAGTCGAGCTGCTGTTTGTGTCCAACAGCTGCGATCAGCTTCTCTGTGGGGTGAAGTGGAAAGCCGCAGGCGCCACAAATGAAGTTAGCCACCAAATCAGGTTGTATGAGCAGCACCGGCTCCCCCTCCCCACCGTGGTTATAACGGCTCTTCCTGGATCGGGGTCAGAAATACTCAAGCACCTTTTTTATAATAACTCAGACTTTGTTTACATTAGGGCTCCCACTGAACATGTGGACATTCCTGAGACTGAGTTTGAATTTGACTCACTGGTTGACACCTGTGAGTGGTCAAGAATAGATGCTGAGCATGGACGGTTTAAGATCATTCAAGGCTGGCTTCATTCGCTGGTGCACAATACCAAGCTACACTTGCAAAATATCCAGCTTGCAGAGGGCAGCAAGGTCAAACAGCCCCAGAGAGGGAGCCCCTCTAGGGGTAGAAAGAAAAGATCCAGGCGGAAAGAGTCTACATCTGAGCTGAAGGGCAGGCTGAGGGCCAGCCTGGACAGAGATGCAGAGTACGTCAGGGAGATCAGGCGGCACGTCGCAGAGTACCCCAACGCCCGGGTGGTCCTCAACATGCGGAGCGGCAGCTGGACGCTTAAACTGCCCTTTATTCAGGAAGTGGTTGGCCCCTCCCTGAGGGCAGTTTATCTGATCAGAGACCCCCGGGCATGGATTTATCTTATGGTTTATAACAGCAAACCCAGCCTTTACTCTCTCAAAAACATCCCACAGCACCTTTCCTTGATATTCAAGGAGGATTCTATAAAAAGAGGGTGCCCGGCAATTGCGCTGGAGTTTAAAACAATCCAGTGGTTGCTTTCTCGGTCAGAGACGAACCCTGTCCTAATCCTTGCTCATCTGTGGCTGGCTCACACTGTGGCATCGCTCCGAGTCGCTGAGAGTGTCCCCAAAGACTCCTACCTCCGAGTGAGGTTTGAGGACGTGGTCAGCTTCCCCCAGGAGACAGCAGAGACAATACACACATTCCTGGGAGTGCCTGTGTCACCTGCCGCCCTGAATCAATTGACATTCACCACCTCGACAAACCTGTATAACCTCATGTATGAAGGGGACATCTCACCAGCAAACATCAACGTATGGAGGCAGAAAATGCCTCGAAAGGACATCAGACTCATTGAGGATATATGTGGAGGTGTAATGAGAAGGCTGGGTTATGCCAGGTTTGCCAGTTAACTGCTGCTGATCAGCTTGTATTTGAGCTGCCATGTTTACTGTAGCTGCCAgtgaaatatattttctttttttttcttttgcactgAAATTTAAGAACGTTAGTGGCCTGTCTGTGTCCAAGTGTTTTGTTCTCAGTGGGGGTGTATTTAAGGA encodes the following:
- the LOC124858393 gene encoding dermatan-sulfate epimerase-like protein encodes the protein MAYMWIMYPFFLLPLLGVGATFSGVFNTTDRDVFTDDSPQVRLEQWNLHSDDSHPNLYFNQADVLHLRQRSSTTHGHIFKVIRASVLTMLSNTPSYVPPAKHEEFTSKWNEIYGNNLPPLALYCLLSPEDSAALQFLLKFMDRMANYPDWKVTGAPNDEVPTAHSLTGFATAYDFIYSYLDQNRRDVYLKKIRSETEALYELSKYRAWGKQYLQNHQTTNILAILTGAIVVGSHNDPESMIWKQVAVNYMEKTMFLLNHIVDGSLDEGVAYGSYTAKSITQYVFLAQRHFNIDNMQNNWLRGHFWFYYATLLPGFQRTVGIADSNYNWFYGPESQLAFLDTFVMKNGTGNWLAQQIRKHRPKDGPMGQSSAQRWATLHTEYIWYNSHLTPQPPHDFGKARMHIFSNWGVVTYGAGLPASQSNTFVSFKSGYLGGRAVYDIVHDKPYSWVDGWNSFNPGHEHPDQNSFTFAPNGQVFVSEALYGPKYSYLNNVLVFSPSPTSQCNSPWEGQLGECAKWLRWTDEGVGDARGEVIVASEHTDTMFVSGEAVLAYSPAMRLKSVFRALVLLNSQTLLVLDHVEKFADSPLRSLSAFFHNLDIDFKYVPFRFMDRYNGAMMDVWDAHYKMFWFDSQGRSPETRIQEAEQAAEFKKRWTQYVNVTFPMTGAVSRVAYVLHGPYVKVSNCRFIDSSKNGVRLSLTINNTEKIVSIVTNYKDIGARLAYIGFGGHCKVVDRYQITRYGLGTQHIPKQISSDNHLFDIGFTVNVVAGVVLCVAIGFLTMQRKFYVCFSRLMRYALLSVLVLWIVELLFVSNSCDQLLCGVKWKAAGATNEVSHQIRLYEQHRLPLPTVVITALPGSGSEILKHLFYNNSDFVYIRAPTEHVDIPETEFEFDSLVDTCEWSRIDAEHGRFKIIQGWLHSLVHNTKLHLQNIQLAEGSKVKQPQRGSPSRGRKKRSRRKESTSELKGRLRASLDRDAEYVREIRRHVAEYPNARVVLNMRSGSWTLKLPFIQEVVGPSLRAVYLIRDPRAWIYLMVYNSKPSLYSLKNIPQHLSLIFKEDSIKRGCPAIALEFKTIQWLLSRSETNPVLILAHLWLAHTVASLRVAESVPKDSYLRVRFEDVVSFPQETAETIHTFLGVPVSPAALNQLTFTTSTNLYNLMYEGDISPANINVWRQKMPRKDIRLIEDICGGVMRRLGYARFAS